TGATGATGATAAATGTTGCTTAGCTATTTCTCAACAGCAAGAAATATGATAATCAACTAAATTATGAATATGAgctatttttctataataaaactACGAACGAGTTCAGGAAAGTGGTCTAAACCAATTAAACCATTATCCACAAAAGTATTCcaatatattttggaatataGCTGATGCATGGAAGTATGCATCAAACTCAACTACATGAAGATCTAAAAGTCTTGTATGAACAAAATCATACAAGAATAAAACAGGAAATACCATAAACAGTTACATAACTATGAAAATATGTTACATCCTCTTTTAGTCCTTGGAGGTTATCCCAGATACAAATGGTTAAAGAGGAATTATCACTGGACAAAACCTCAACAGGGGATAGTAAAAGATAGTAAAACCAGTGTCCCAGACATCCAACAGTACATTCTACtcaatttatatattctcattgaaattcaaaagttgttttttcatttGCATAATCatacaatgaaaagaaaatatgtcaatataattaataggacctaaaatatattgtaattgaatattagaaattataattAGATATTTGCTACTaaagaattgatatttataattgtttaaagGTAAGTATTATTATCATATAGCTAAATAAAACTGAGTAGATTCTACAaggagaaaaattcaatttcagtaatgaataaaacaataattcgtTTACAGATAttcagaaaatcaaaatagataTTCTTTAACATGAAATTCCAAAATGTAAAGgagttataattattaaattatcatctAAGTTGGGTTCAATAGGAATTATGTAATTGTGGATACATTCATATGTATTATTAGTTGAACTTACTGTAGGCAACAAGAAGAGTAGAGATGTAAAACAAATAGTATAAAGTGAAATGGAACTTAGAAGtaggaaaaatataatgagataTAAGAAAGATGAATAGCCTCTGTCAAAAAACTATTTAGCAATGACTAGGTGTATCTGGAATTATAATTGTCAATAAAATCTAACAGGAAAGGTACCTCATTCAAATTATTCAGTAATTAAATAGCTCCTTAAGCATTTGAATTCATGAATGAACTTTTTCTTCATGggcaattttttatgataaatttttagtataGAAGAATAGACACTAATAAACATTctatcaatcaaattatttgtagttgtattaaaatttacaaaatagagctataaattttactttaattatttaggtcttttttatcattcacagctttttcattcttatgaatgtgaaccatttctaaaaattctttttttgtgtatttgatttggtttcaataatttttgaatccttatatttgaatttgtatttttttttgatatttcgtggtttgttaattcagttttatttttttttatcatattgatgatCTTTTATTCTGTTctctaaatactgagatatctGCTCTATCTAGACAGCattacattcataaaaacgaaaaagctgtaaatgacaaaaaaacctaaataatgcaagtaaaatttatagctctattttgtaaattttaatacaactacAAATGATTTGATTgatggctgctacatatttttgagatttaaaaactaaggaaaaattaatttttcttgttaaaacagatttctattttgattttctgtttattttgatattcatgatgtaggtgatctattgataaatataaatacacaaattgtcagtctcaaatcatattttgaaaaagactgaaaatagtcgaaacatcaaatttttatgtctttcaaaaaatcaaaaaatcagaagaaacctaaaatcaagacgattttgAAACATagacatatcaaaaggtcttgAGCTgacttaatttcattttatagttacttttttgtataaatttttcaacccttcaaattttttataaagtattctcattttatactatattaataattcaaatcaataaaaatataaaatattatgtaaacaATAAATCTTCACATTTCAATTACCTAATGTAAAGTTGTATTAATAACACAAATCCTAATAATCTAAAAATGTTTGTCGTGCATTACTAACATgcaaaattaataacaaaaaatatttatggcTTTCTTACCTTAAAGTGAAGAGTGAATGAAAATACACAAAGGTCATACATAGATCCAGCATCCAAATAGCTGAGTAAATGTTTACTGCAAAACCATCAATAACACTGTCGTCAAATTATAAAGATACTTCACCTATTGGACGtcttataaataaaagtactcAACTTTTTATCAGCAGTCTTATAAACAAACACACACGTTGTCTTATTAGAACAACAACAAATGAATATCTACTCCATTTTGAAACCTTTTATGAGAAAAGTTACTAACGTGATTTCTTTGTGCCTTGCCATCATTCCGAGTTTCTCATCTATGAACTTCACTCTATTTACCAACTTATTTCCAgcagatattttatttcttttcaatattcatttgGGAGTGTCTGTTCTCtaacaatttatatattccTAAATTACATCGATGCAGCTATATTTTCACTGCCGATATGCCGACACTGAATGCAAACTAATGGATTAGTTTCTATTTGTACCACCAGATGATGTTACATTCAGAGAACTGAATAATGAAAGGGTTACCGACCTCATTGGCAAGGAGTTGACGTATTTTTCCAACGTCAAGTTTATACACTGTTACAAAGGTGGAGCCACCAaccaattaataaataaagagctatcaattcaataatacaatatttgtaataatattaaaaaaaatttctcataaactTAGTTTGttatatacattataatttattcgaGCATAACTTTTTTTAGTGCTGCAAGGCTATGTAATTGTCATCTTGTCAAAATTCAATGAATTCATAGAGAGAATAAAAGTAAAGACATgcaactaattttaaattaaatattacattcaaattctcatatacaattttctattttatagatCAACGCCTTTTCTGTTTTTGAGTTTTACTATGTAATAATACTTgtttaatgaatatattaaaattttttcattaagtaAATACGCCATAATATAAATGTCTGGATAACAGTTTCCTGAACACAATTATACCATATCTTTCAGTGACTTCAAATGATAATTAGCATAGGTGTTTATCAACGCTCAAGTCAATTCCTCTTAAATTTCGGGTATATTAAGCTTTTAATTATATCATTGTTTGATACTTTTCATAGTGACATATAATAAACTAATAGTCAAATTATTAATATcccaaaaaacataaattactcaTATACTCTGTCTCTATGATTGCTCTCTTCTTCTTTCTACCCATTTAAAACAATCCCTGTctatactttttatttcattgttggCGTCGTTGCGCGGGATGTCATTTCAGAATTGGGAGTTCGATATGGGCGAAATGGAATAGTCATTTTAAACTGAATTTATGTTGAACGAAGTATTTATTTAAACCGCTTCGAATCGTTTATTCCATCACAAGTTTGAATGATTAGGAGAACTTAGAATATTTTTGGATGTGTGAAAATATAAGTGAAATGCCATAAgtattttttaaccaaaaaagcAAATTAGTTACATTTCCAATCTGTCAACATGGCGGAGGTATATGATATTTTCGACAAATTCTGCATTCAGTAAGTACAATATTTATACTTAAATTAATAAATCTACATTTAAATAAacagtttattgaaaatagcttacaatatataataatatttatgattcGGTGTTAAAGATGCAGAGTCTCCTACATACTCTGCTCTCAAGATTAtcatacatataatatttgCAGTATATTAGTGCAAAAATATGTCAGTGATATCCGTTGTGACATTTTTACAAGATAATATTGTGATTAGATGTTAGTTTGAAACTTCTAAGGTTTTCAGAAAATAGATCTGTAAGCTGCTTCtctaaattaatttgtttactTGTTTCTTAAGAACTCTCCATCATTAATACATGTTTTATGTGGTATAcagttcttatatttatatatatttatatatatagtttaaaatattagtttttacaCATTTCTCACCTCTAACTTTAGTccaaaaaattatgtcaattgaGTATTCAACCACACattttttaggtatatattctatttaaatttctttaatccAGGTGGGACCAGTTGTCATTTATGTTAATATTCTTCACAAATGATAccaatttcttttcattttactGATTTTGGATATGATAAGCATTCGATTCCATGTACAAACTATGAAAGAGTTTCCATACTACATCAAATGTGAACTCTATAACAAGAATATTTAACTAAATAATACATTAGCTTGTGAGAGCTTTTAATGCTGAATTTTGATCATAAATCTTTTCACGTGATTTATGCTATGAGATGTCtctaatttgatatttttttatgaaattatttataaatacttgAATGTTAAAtacatttgatataaataagAGTTTTAGGTGTGCTTTGATAAATTTgctaaaatttcaataatgtacCTTAAAGTTTAAGTGAAAATTTACTAACTTGTTCTTTTGCTTTAGCTATTTCAACAGCAGCTATTGCCCTTATGGTGATCAGTGTTCATATCCACATAAAGGACAATTTGAAGTAGAACAGATTCATTACACACCAGGCAATGAATATTTTGTGGGACATATTAGAGTACACCACAGAATATGTCGATTCTTTTTGAGAGGTAATTGTGTCCATCAAGAGAATTGTCGTTATCGTCATGAAATGACTAATGAAATACCTAGTGTACAAAAAGGAATAGAAAGATCAAGTAGAGCACCAAGAGCAAAGTAAGTTGTGATCAACTATTTGTCTGTTATTAACTTTTGCTCacacaaattttattgttgaaaatgaaactatttgaaatctgtatttgtattataaacataagtttttttattggtaattaATAAAGTGTACTATTAATTTTTAGTGCTCACTGCATGCCATCTACATCCCAGTCAGAAACCGTAACAAATAAGAATTCCATAAATAATAGCAGAGATTTGCAAAACAAAGAAAGAATTATACCCTGGTAAGATTTTCTGAAAGTTCACTAACtgtattgaaaaatgttcaaattctttGTAAAATTATGTAAACCTGGTTCAGTTCCCATTTATTGCTATTCACAGATTAAATGAGGTAGTAAGCcattatactaaatttttgcatcaaattttcattgaccaaattaattgttttattctataatatatataaagttCAATTAAGGATGAAGAGATTTATTCttattaaagttttatttcaaatttgtaaaCTATATTAAAGCTtggtattttgataattttactgTATTACTTCATTTGAAAAGAATAAAGTATACCATCAAATAGTACTTGAGATATATAATATCCCTTATTGCATgtatgttttatagctaatatATTTCTAATGTCCAGTGTCTGCTCCTCTTGccaataaattaattatgtaCATCTACAAAACCTTGTTAGCATCTTTAACACACTTCTACCATAAAACTACTATGTGTGATGTATGTtttgataacaaagttatagtcttTAAAGACTTATTTACCTTCAAATGTATAGAGGTGGTTAACACTATACTTGTTGcaaattaatattatcaacaaaattcgtaattattcacatatatattaaatgaaagacTAGCATTAGTTTTCTACATCTTTACAAAAGTATtgattacattatttatatctaGCATTAAAGATAAAGACAATAAACCTCAACCTGATGGAGATAAAGTAGAGGAAGGTGCTTGTGCTTCCCCGCCATTAACTGATATTTACGATTCTTGGGTTAATGCCCCCGAATTTGTGCCAAAAAGTTCAAAACCAAAAAGTTATGCAGAAGCTCTCAGTTCTGAATCAGTTGCCGAAAATAATGCAAATAAAAAGCTGTGTCCTTATCTCAGCAAAGATGGCTTGTGTAAAAATTTGACTGTTTGTAACTACATCCATGGGGAAATGTGTGATATGTGTGAAAGACTTATTTTACATCCTTATAATGAAGAACAGCGGAAAAGGCATCGACAAGTAAGTTCTGTTTTCTACATAATATAACATAACATTCTTTGGTAATTTATCTGCTTCCATAACATTGAAAATTGTTggtatatttttcattacattatgttaaaaactgatttttatcTTATGAATACTTCTCTTTAAGGAATGTTTAAAGCAACACGAAAGAAACATGGAATTATCCTTTGCTGTTGCAAGGTCTCAAGAAAAAACATGTGGTGTATGCTTTGAAgttattatggaaaaaacaaATGGAGAACAAAGATTTGGTATTCTGCCAAACTGTAACCACTGTTTCTGCTTAAGTTGTATTCGAAAATGGAGACAAGCTCGtcaattcgaaaataaaataatcaggtaatttaataatcaaatttgtcATTTGGTATAATTATTTGTACGTTTAGATTGAATGAtatagaattttgatttttttgatatgcttatataatatatatatttatatagtagaaaattgattgttcaataaacattcaaattattttcattaaaaaatagatCCATTTTTCTAGCAGATTgtcaaaaatcatatttttatgagATAACTGAAATGgcacattgaaattatttcactGTAATGTGGGGTTGAATTGTTTATGATACAAGGtgtaagattttattttgtgaatggAGATAATTAAAACACGAGCGTAGTGAGTTTTTTAACTCCAGGAACAAAttaaaatcacttttaacatatatcacataattttttataaaactcttcttacaagaaaacatttttacacTAATTAAAATAGTTAGGAGCCATTGATGTGATATTTCATTTGATCTTTCTAAAATCAATCAactgaaaaatacaaaatttgatatttaggTAAAAGAATTACCTAATAACGAAATTAGTAGATGTTATTTTTAtccattgtttttaataatttttaataaagtcaGAGAATGAATGATTTTGCATACAGTAGACTCATGCAATGGTGTAAACCGAGCTGAATAAAAGTTTAGTGAAACTGTATTCTTGGctttttttgaggaaaaatcGATGGTGTGGAAATCTTCAACAATGTGGTCCAACCATCCCATGATAAAAGCCAGTTTGCTGATTTAAAATAATGTAGAAGCAGCAAAGATCACAAATCACTTGCATTTCTGTAGACACAAAATGTGGGGAACTATCCAAaggaatcaaatttttaaatgaagcTGCTGATACCAATTATTTGAAGATGAAAGTGATATATAATTGTTGGTATATTTGATGCATGTCGCCGTGAAGAGTTATGCAGTGTGAAGTTAGATGAaatagaagaattggaaaaatttttgcTAATACATAACTTAACCAAAGTCCAGCGCAGTTTTCGTATCCCATCAAACTACGTCAGTTATTACCGCAATTATGCTGCATTACACTGTCTTAGCATTTCTCGtcgactattttttttaaagtacgTTAACAATAAATGCACCAGTTGGATAGAACACTGCTATCGAAGATCGTTAGCGTTTTACTTTCTCAAGGTCCTCAATGGTCACTGAGGGGTACATTGAGGAGACTCCATtgtaaataagaataaaattgcTGGCAGCATTATTCCTATTTCATTTACATGATGATCTTTTTATTGCATCAGCAGTTGCAACATCTTCAAATAGCGATAAACAGCACTAGTGTCATTTTCATATAGAAACACTGCATAAGCAACTATTGCTAAGTATTACTACATATATACAAATAagagaattatattattaaaacttaGTAAATAAAAGAATGtgctaaattttctaattaatgctCCACTAATTAACCTTGTTCTTACATATTTCACTTTAAATGAAGAATAAGTGAATAATTctcaaaaatcttattttttataaaggtATTTTAACACTAGTGttagaattaaaaatgtcacttttaacgtcagttttataaaaaaaatattttgtttatttagataTAGTATAAACTTGAGTATCTGGCTCTCGGTTTAGATAGATTTGCGTTGATTGTCTTCACTGTATCTAATTGACCACTATTACTTTGTAGAGCTTGTCCTGAGTGTAGAGTCACTTCAGATTTTGTCTGTCCAAGTATGTATTGGGTTGATACCAAGGAAGACAAAGATAAATTAATTGAAGATTATAAAAAGGCATTAGCAAAAAAAGACTGCAAATACTTTAAAAAGGGACAAGGCAATTGTCCATTTGGAAACAAATGTTTCTACCTTCACGCCTTCCCCGATGGCAGAAAATGTGATGTTGGGCCACCACCAAGACAAAGGCGTGCTAGAAATGCTGACACTGATATGGATGTCCTTCAGGtaaaatcgtttttaaattattatttgatttcacGTCtgaatttcagatttttttgttatttgcatTTAAAATGTGCTTATTTTTGCAGCAGGTGATGCTATGGGATTTTCTCGACGAACGAGATTTTCCATGGCAATCTCTGGCAGATGATTTGGAGGATCTAGTTTCTTTTTTTACAGATTCAGAGGATTCAGATTTTTCAGATTTCGAATTCTTTTTAGATTAGTCTTTACATATAGTTAGAATGCCAAGATATTTTGATTACattaatagattttatttttaggtttttcctGAATTCTGAAGCAGAACAATATATGTCGAGATATATgctattatcgaattatttgtaGAATAATTAATGTATATATTGTTAGTTGATATTTCCAAACCAGTTTCTCAACAGAGTGTGAGCAACAATGACTTTTCATTGCATTGctttgtaattttatttgttcCCGTTTCGGTTTTGGGTGCGTGTTTATATATTCTAGCTGTTCAATGCAAACTGAAATGcaaagtatataaaatatattttggtgcTCATTTGTGGACTTTTTGTCAAGCGTTTTAAACAGAATGTACCTTGTTCATTGTATAATATGTGTTAGttcagttattttataaaaaatttttagtggGTGAAAggaattgaatatttgttttttattgaaacctTAGTTCTAATAAGAAAACCATGTAAGACTTGTAAAAGACAAAAAAGTTGTGGTAACTAGTAAAAAACTTCgaatatatattgaaacaatgaattgaaaaaatagccGAAACAATTTTTCTGTCTATAAT
This portion of the Diorhabda sublineata isolate icDioSubl1.1 chromosome X, icDioSubl1.1, whole genome shotgun sequence genome encodes:
- the LOC130451138 gene encoding probable E3 ubiquitin-protein ligase makorin-1 isoform X2 — its product is MAEVYDIFDKFCIHYFNSSYCPYGDQCSYPHKGQFEVEQIHYTPGNEYFVGHIRVHHRICRFFLRGNCVHQENCRYRHEMTNEIPSVQKGIERSSRAPRANAHCMPSTSQSETVTNKNSINNSRDLQNKERIIPCIKDKDNKPQPDGDKVEEGACASPPLTDIYDSWVNAPEFVPKSSKPKSYAEALSSESVAENNANKKLCPYLSKDGLCKNLTVCNYIHGEMCDMCERLILHPYNEEQRKRHRQECLKQHERNMELSFAVARSQEKTCGVCFEVIMEKTNGEQRFGILPNCNHCFCLSCIRKWRQARQFENKIIRACPECRVTSDFVCPSMYWVDTKEDKDKLIEDYKKALAKKDCKYFKKGQGNCPFGNKCFYLHAFPDGRKCDVGPPPRQRRARNADTDMDVLQVMLWDFLDERDFPWQSLADDLEDLVSFFTDSEDSDFSDFEFFLD
- the LOC130451138 gene encoding probable E3 ubiquitin-protein ligase makorin-1 isoform X1, translating into MAEVYDIFDKFCIHYFNSSYCPYGDQCSYPHKGQFEVEQIHYTPGNEYFVGHIRVHHRICRFFLRGNCVHQENCRYRHEMTNEIPSVQKGIERSSRAPRANAHCMPSTSQSETVTNKNSINNSRDLQNKERIIPCIKDKDNKPQPDGDKVEEGACASPPLTDIYDSWVNAPEFVPKSSKPKSYAEALSSESVAENNANKKLCPYLSKDGLCKNLTVCNYIHGEMCDMCERLILHPYNEEQRKRHRQECLKQHERNMELSFAVARSQEKTCGVCFEVIMEKTNGEQRFGILPNCNHCFCLSCIRKWRQARQFENKIIRACPECRVTSDFVCPSMYWVDTKEDKDKLIEDYKKALAKKDCKYFKKGQGNCPFGNKCFYLHAFPDGRKCDVGPPPRQRRARNADTDMDVLQQVMLWDFLDERDFPWQSLADDLEDLVSFFTDSEDSDFSDFEFFLD